One Armatimonadota bacterium DNA segment encodes these proteins:
- a CDS encoding FmdB family zinc ribbon protein, with amino-acid sequence MPTYEYECNRCGERTELQQRVSDPPLKKCGKCGGQVRKLVFPVGVIYKGSGFYTTDYARKGASRDDDGNGKKDTKLDSKDQPSTATKT; translated from the coding sequence ATGCCCACGTACGAATATGAATGCAACCGCTGCGGAGAGCGCACTGAATTGCAGCAGCGGGTGAGCGACCCGCCGCTGAAGAAGTGCGGCAAGTGCGGCGGGCAGGTGCGCAAGCTAGTGTTCCCGGTTGGGGTCATCTACAAGGGCTCGGGGTTTTATACCACCGATTACGCCCGCAAGGGAGCCAGCCGGGACGACGACGGCAACGGCAAGAAGGATACCAAGCTCGACTCCAAGGACCAGCCGTCCACGGCGACGAAGACCTAA
- a CDS encoding transglutaminase domain-containing protein, whose amino-acid sequence MQRWVVGALLALGTVCAVSPARAEETADEFAAIDAHALAAPASVTGDVAWLSAYLVEPARTDREKARAIFRWITRNIAYDVSLEASSRDPEVVLTRRSDICLGYAVLFKALAEAAGMKAEIIFGHSSKFRPGLPDESGPWVNHAWNAVEVEGRWQLVDCSWGAGHRDQQGAFAWKFCPHYFLTPPEIFVYDHFPENPSWQLLAWPISKDEYLQRVRVRPAFFECGLRLVSHDSATIETDGPLTVTIGAPAETVLVAALYRDGREVEDGYTFTQREAESFVIHARFPSAGAYVLRVFARRQDDPGDDYAWALDYTVQARSGSASDGGFPKAYGSFLTRSCRLEQALSQTLPAGNAVEFSLTVPRAEEVVVASGGSFSRLPAEGARFTGKVAVSPGPVLVFARFAGQPLYEGLLQYTAR is encoded by the coding sequence ATGCAGCGATGGGTCGTTGGGGCGCTGTTGGCGCTGGGGACGGTGTGCGCGGTGTCGCCGGCCAGGGCCGAGGAGACGGCGGATGAGTTCGCCGCCATTGACGCCCACGCGCTGGCGGCTCCGGCGTCGGTCACCGGCGATGTCGCATGGCTTTCCGCCTATCTGGTCGAACCGGCTCGCACCGACCGGGAGAAAGCCCGGGCCATCTTCCGCTGGATCACCCGCAATATCGCCTACGACGTCTCGCTGGAGGCCAGCAGTCGCGATCCGGAAGTCGTGCTCACTCGCCGCAGCGACATCTGCCTGGGCTATGCGGTCCTGTTCAAAGCCCTCGCGGAGGCGGCGGGGATGAAAGCGGAGATCATCTTCGGGCACTCCAGCAAGTTCAGGCCCGGGCTCCCCGACGAATCGGGCCCGTGGGTGAACCACGCCTGGAACGCGGTGGAGGTGGAAGGCCGGTGGCAGTTGGTGGACTGCTCGTGGGGCGCCGGTCATCGTGACCAGCAAGGCGCATTCGCGTGGAAGTTCTGCCCCCACTACTTCCTGACTCCGCCGGAGATCTTTGTCTACGATCACTTCCCGGAAAACCCGAGCTGGCAGTTGCTGGCTTGGCCCATCTCGAAGGACGAGTATCTCCAACGCGTCCGCGTGCGACCAGCGTTCTTCGAGTGCGGCCTGCGGCTGGTGAGCCACGACTCAGCGACCATTGAGACGGATGGCCCCCTGACCGTCACTATCGGCGCTCCTGCGGAAACCGTGTTAGTGGCGGCCCTCTATCGAGACGGACGGGAAGTGGAGGACGGCTACACCTTCACGCAGCGGGAGGCGGAAAGCTTCGTCATTCACGCACGGTTTCCGTCCGCAGGCGCCTATGTTCTGCGGGTCTTCGCGCGCCGGCAAGACGACCCCGGCGATGACTACGCATGGGCATTGGACTACACCGTCCAAGCCCGCTCTGGCAGCGCAAGCGACGGCGGGTTTCCCAAAGCCTACGGCTCCTTCCTGACGCGCAGCTGCCGGCTTGAGCAGGCGCTTTCACAGACGCTTCCGGCAGGCAACGCGGTTGAGTTTTCGCTCACCGTTCCCAGGGCCGAGGAAGTAGTGGTCGCGAGCGGCGGCTCGTTTTCGCGTCTGCCCGCCGAGGGGGCGCGCTTCACCGGCAAGGTAGCGGTGTCGCCCGGGCCGGTGCTGGTCTTTGCCAGATTCGCCGGGCAGCCTCTATACGAAGGCCTCTTGCAGTACACCGCGCGCTGA
- the hisF gene encoding imidazole glycerol phosphate synthase subunit HisF, translating to MADYRRIIPCLDMKDGRVVKGVHFVNLRDAGDPVAAGRAYSDAGADEIAFLDISATVEGRATARDVLRRTAQAVSVPLVVGGGIRTVEDAQELFDGGVSAVSINTAVVRNPALVGDIAKRFGSDRLIVAIDVRRDQQMDSGYEVVTRGGTQPEGLDAVEWGRRVRDLGAGQILPTSMDTDGTKAGYDNTLNRLLAEATGLPIIASGGAGKLEHFYDAIVDGQADAVLAASVFHFAEIGIREVKEYLAGRGIPVRL from the coding sequence ATGGCAGACTATCGTCGTATCATCCCCTGTCTCGACATGAAGGACGGACGCGTGGTCAAGGGCGTCCATTTCGTCAACCTGCGCGACGCGGGCGACCCGGTCGCGGCCGGCCGCGCCTACAGCGACGCGGGCGCGGACGAGATCGCCTTTCTCGATATTTCCGCTACCGTCGAGGGGCGCGCGACCGCGCGCGACGTGCTGCGGCGCACCGCCCAGGCGGTATCGGTGCCGCTGGTCGTCGGTGGGGGCATCCGTACGGTCGAGGACGCCCAGGAGCTGTTCGACGGCGGCGTCTCCGCGGTTTCCATCAACACCGCGGTCGTGCGCAACCCGGCGCTGGTGGGCGACATCGCCAAGCGCTTCGGGTCCGACCGCCTGATCGTCGCTATTGACGTGCGCCGCGACCAGCAGATGGACTCGGGTTACGAGGTCGTCACCCGCGGCGGCACTCAGCCCGAGGGGCTGGACGCCGTGGAGTGGGGGCGGCGCGTGCGTGACCTCGGCGCCGGCCAGATCCTGCCCACCAGCATGGATACCGACGGCACCAAAGCCGGCTATGACAACACCCTCAACCGCCTGCTGGCCGAGGCCACGGGGCTGCCCATTATCGCCTCCGGCGGTGCGGGCAAGCTCGAGCACTTCTACGACGCCATCGTTGACGGCCAAGCCGACGCGGTGCTGGCGGCGTCGGTGTTCCACTTCGCCGAGATCGGGATCCGCGAGGTCAAGGAGTACCTCGCCGGCCGCGGCATCCCGGTGCGGCTGTGA
- a CDS encoding sugar phosphate isomerase/epimerase family protein, protein MPGVSHSQGSRIGFRTAGFASWPIERALRALADIGYGSVELCLEHPETRPGDMTPARCREVAALLRDLGLRLSSVSYHGDRRPAQEQAESHLQAEEVAERLQCPVLVLNTMRREPGREAEQMGEAVALARRLLERGRREVLLAYEPEPGLVIGGTAQVVEFMRRVGSPRVRVNLDVGHAHITERSAMHAIATLGSAIAHTHVEDIAGKVHHHLVIGDGELDFAVLRRAFEAAGYGGAYTVDLFDLGDDPQEAAQRCFDGMLRWFG, encoded by the coding sequence ATGCCTGGCGTGAGTCACTCGCAGGGATCGCGCATCGGCTTTCGCACCGCCGGGTTTGCGTCGTGGCCCATTGAGCGGGCGCTGCGGGCGCTGGCCGACATCGGGTACGGCTCAGTCGAGCTGTGCCTGGAGCACCCCGAGACGCGGCCCGGCGACATGACTCCGGCGCGCTGCCGGGAGGTCGCGGCTCTGCTGCGCGACCTGGGGCTGCGGCTGTCCTCGGTCAGCTACCACGGCGACCGCCGCCCCGCGCAGGAGCAGGCGGAGAGCCACCTGCAAGCGGAGGAGGTGGCGGAACGGCTGCAATGCCCGGTGCTCGTGCTCAACACCATGCGCCGCGAGCCGGGGCGGGAGGCGGAGCAGATGGGGGAGGCGGTCGCCCTGGCGCGGCGCCTGCTCGAGCGCGGCCGGCGGGAGGTGCTGCTTGCCTACGAGCCGGAGCCGGGCCTGGTCATCGGCGGCACGGCGCAGGTGGTCGAGTTCATGCGGCGGGTGGGCTCGCCGCGCGTGCGCGTCAATCTGGACGTCGGGCACGCGCACATCACCGAACGGAGCGCCATGCACGCGATCGCGACGCTGGGGTCGGCAATCGCGCACACGCACGTCGAGGACATTGCAGGCAAGGTGCACCACCACCTGGTAATAGGTGACGGGGAGCTGGACTTCGCGGTGCTGCGGCGCGCGTTCGAGGCCGCCGGCTACGGCGGCGCCTACACGGTGGACCTGTTCGACCTGGGCGACGACCCGCAGGAGGCGGCGCAGCGCTGCTTCGATGGCATGCTGCGGTGGTTCGGCTGA
- a CDS encoding RNA methyltransferase: protein MIASFEPISGVKHPALRRARALATPAGRARAQHFLIEGESMLRQALAAKVGVTDAFLLADAEVETSLVEALTQARCYVLPRSLMTKILGTGYDTAITAAAVVPMRPAPIEALAAGGGPLLVCERVQDPRNVGVLLRTAEAGGAHGAVLSADGADPFSRAAVRSTTGSILRLPFAISRDLATDLGRLREAGLRIIATSARGRTPIALAHLDRDCAIIVGNESEGLSLETRRLADDTVAIPVAGGASSLNVTVAAGILLHECLRGAATED, encoded by the coding sequence ATGATCGCCTCCTTCGAGCCCATTAGTGGCGTCAAACATCCGGCCCTGCGGCGCGCCCGCGCCCTCGCCACCCCGGCCGGCCGCGCCCGAGCCCAGCACTTCCTGATTGAGGGCGAAAGCATGCTGCGCCAGGCGCTGGCGGCGAAGGTCGGCGTCACGGACGCATTCCTCCTCGCGGACGCGGAGGTCGAAACCTCCCTGGTCGAAGCTCTGACGCAGGCGCGGTGCTATGTCCTGCCCCGCAGCCTGATGACCAAGATCCTGGGCACCGGCTACGACACCGCGATCACGGCGGCGGCGGTGGTGCCGATGCGACCGGCACCGATCGAGGCGCTGGCGGCCGGCGGCGGCCCGCTGCTGGTATGCGAGCGCGTCCAGGACCCGCGCAACGTCGGCGTCCTGCTGCGCACCGCCGAGGCCGGCGGCGCGCACGGCGCGGTGCTGAGCGCGGACGGCGCCGATCCCTTCTCGCGCGCGGCGGTGCGCTCCACCACCGGCTCCATCCTGCGTTTGCCCTTCGCCATCAGCCGCGACCTGGCGACCGACCTCGGACGCTTGCGTGAGGCCGGTCTGCGCATCATCGCGACCTCGGCGCGCGGGCGCACCCCGATCGCTCTGGCCCACCTCGATCGCGACTGCGCGATCATCGTCGGCAACGAGAGCGAAGGGCTCTCTCTCGAGACGCGGCGACTGGCCGACGACACCGTCGCCATCCCCGTGGCCGGGGGTGCGAGTTCGCTCAATGTCACCGTCGCCGCGGGCATCCTGCTCCACGAATGCCTCCGCGGCGCCGCAACGGAGGACTGA